In a single window of the Desulfovibrio mangrovi genome:
- a CDS encoding BPL-N domain-containing protein: MSSIYILWDESHIWGLLVWRAIEAMQLPYRIVRGEEIAHGLLSGKPPALLLVPGGNARLKSDALGEAGLDAIRGYVKNGGSYLGFCGGAGLGLTSADGLGLCPWGRAKFTDRMQHFVSGHIHASIGTDISGAQHLIPSTLGESPLVPIWWPARFAPEEGTNVEVLASYTTPGEDFWIADLPLGTLPPGTFNDWETLYDIKLRPTFLTGQPCVLSGTYGKGRYVLSYTHLETPDSPDANRWLTHIIRELTRSEACPDGLSATSSAVPPWNLENAPTVWNDPALVQAREIFDDIVTIGKNHCLFFQRNAWLIGWRAGIPGANLNNLYSAICSAVSSEPTEDALAYWNDVSATFLEKLRLFHEGVKGYLLAERLAMTLSKTFPETVSRESLKNQRTALFGPPMASGGLYLDLLEIIDRVMYLLLPRE; encoded by the coding sequence ATGTCAAGCATCTATATATTATGGGATGAATCCCACATCTGGGGCCTGCTTGTCTGGCGGGCCATAGAAGCCATGCAATTGCCCTATCGCATCGTGCGGGGGGAAGAAATAGCCCACGGACTGCTTTCTGGCAAGCCGCCCGCGTTGCTGCTGGTGCCCGGCGGCAATGCGCGGTTGAAATCCGACGCGCTGGGTGAAGCGGGCCTTGATGCCATCCGCGGATATGTGAAGAACGGCGGCAGTTATCTGGGCTTCTGCGGCGGCGCGGGACTGGGTCTGACCAGTGCTGACGGCCTTGGCCTGTGCCCGTGGGGTCGCGCCAAATTCACCGATCGCATGCAGCATTTTGTGAGTGGCCACATTCACGCCAGCATCGGCACGGATATTTCCGGCGCACAGCACCTCATTCCCTCCACGCTGGGAGAGTCGCCGCTTGTGCCCATCTGGTGGCCTGCCCGATTTGCACCGGAAGAAGGCACCAACGTGGAGGTGCTGGCCAGCTACACCACGCCGGGTGAAGATTTCTGGATTGCCGACCTGCCGCTGGGCACCCTGCCCCCCGGCACCTTCAACGACTGGGAAACGCTCTACGACATCAAGCTGCGCCCCACCTTCCTGACAGGTCAACCCTGTGTGCTTTCCGGCACCTACGGCAAGGGCCGCTACGTGCTCAGCTACACACATCTGGAAACGCCGGATTCGCCGGACGCCAACCGCTGGCTCACACACATCATCCGCGAGCTGACCAGAAGCGAGGCCTGCCCTGACGGTTTATCCGCTACAAGCTCCGCCGTGCCGCCGTGGAATCTGGAAAACGCCCCCACCGTATGGAACGATCCCGCGCTCGTGCAGGCACGAGAAATCTTTGACGACATCGTCACCATCGGCAAGAACCATTGCCTGTTCTTCCAGCGCAATGCATGGCTCATCGGCTGGCGTGCGGGCATTCCCGGCGCGAACCTGAACAACCTGTACAGCGCCATCTGCTCGGCCGTGTCTTCAGAACCCACCGAAGACGCGCTGGCCTATTGGAACGACGTTTCCGCCACTTTCCTTGAGAAACTGCGCCTCTTCCACGAAGGCGTGAAAGGCTACCTGCTGGCGGAGCGCCTTGCCATGACGCTTTCCAAGACCTTTCCCGAGACGGTCTCCCGCGAGTCCCTGAAGAACCAGCGCACCGCCCTCTTCGGCCCCCCCATGGCCAGCGGCGGCCTGTATCTGGACCTGCTGGAAATTATCGACCGCGTCATGTACCTGCTGCTGCCGAGGGAATAA